A single genomic interval of Flavobacteriales bacterium harbors:
- a CDS encoding S8 family serine peptidase, whose product MKNNLLYSALFTCLFAFSAFAGDVKIFSHGPEGKNEFVQATDRILIRFNEGISFADKAKILSQEKAINTLSKEDVLPAPDVTMANVSGLNSDELEALLSRLNKNPLVVYANAFLIYSDGTYQGIQDRVIIRLKSDKDFVKMNSFAKELNLNILERNEFDPLMYVLQTTKQSKGNAVMVANRLHESNVFEYAEPDFLLLLKRHNTNDGLLGYQWSLNNTGSSIQYNGTPGADMNVFDAWGVTHGSSSIKVAIVDEGVDLNHPDLQANLLSGYDATGQGSGGGPSGDDAHGTACAGIVAGVGNNSIGVAGVAYGCKIIPVRIAYGQGTSWVTSNTWIGNAINWAWQTGGADILSNSWGGGSSSATINNAITGAVTNGRGGLGAPVLFAAGNDNGANSYPATQTNVISVIAMSMCYERKSPTSCDGENFWGSNYGTGADVCAPGVKITTCDISGSAGYVAGDYTGTFNGTSSATPNTSGVMALILSANPNLTATQARYALESSCRKVGSYTYNSGVSGQPNGTWSNDLGYGLVDAYSAVLSVSPQVSDDAGISSISSPSGTICATSATPSVTLNNFGSNTLNSVTISYQVDAGSIGTYNWSGSLSSASSTTVNLPSVTFSGGSHTFNVWTSNPNGNSDNGPSNDDASSSFSSASNGVTLSITFDNYPEETSWQILSGSTVVAAGGTYASQADGSTLVTNICLPDGCFDFVINDAYGDGMCCAYGSGSYTLTADVGGAVLASGGTFTSSQSTNFCLQSAPSLAALVASSTNVSCNGGSDGSATASASGGATPYSYSWSNGFIGSTTSGLAAGTYMVTVTDGNNDQATTTVTISEPAVLTYFSDQTNVTCNGANNGSAYILVNGGTFPYTYDWSNGETQFAAALLSAGTTTVTVTDANGCTIGNSFNITEPALLTVSTSTSNASCNGGADGSVGASVSGGTSPYSYLWSNGAADASVSGLSAGNYSVTVTDANGCAASGSASVGQPSAISLSISNFDASCGSANDGSVDLSVSGGNAPYSYSWSNGATTEDLGTVAAGNYSVVVTDASGCSANANATVGENSTLSASASSSSVSCNGGSDGSATVSANGGTAPYSYAWSNGASTSSVTGLVAGTYSVTVTDAAGCTANANATVGQPTALSVNTSSTDATCETADGSATASVSGGTAPYSYSWSNGSTSSSASGLAVGSYSVTVTDANGCVSNASIDVTEDCSECIYSTINSNTFEGGLGIWTDGGTDCVRISDANNANSGSYSVRLRDNTSTSVTSTGNLDLSGYDEVTVSLSFITAGLSNGEDFWLQLSSNGGTTYTTVKAWVMNTDFINGQRQNVQVVLAGPFATNSRLRFRADASTDADLVYIDDVVISGCKPPLNCSYQGVDSNGFDSSLGIWADGGTDCARISNASFANSGTYSVRLRDNTSTSLMSTGNLDLSNYLELTVSLSFVTGGFSNGEDFWLQLSNDGGVTYTTVKAWVMNTDFTNGVRNNPVVVIPGPFASNSRLRFRCDASTDADVVYIDDVVISGCQGASARLADPEAEQELPVSNSVSENISAVSIYPNPTSDELNVQYELGQSADIELRVMDMTGKMVRLISLSNSEGINKTFISTSDLPSGIYFMTLIANEQIVTKRFVVQR is encoded by the coding sequence ATGAAAAATAATCTCCTCTATTCAGCATTGTTTACTTGCCTGTTTGCATTTTCGGCATTTGCAGGCGATGTTAAGATCTTCAGTCATGGACCGGAAGGCAAGAACGAATTTGTCCAAGCCACTGATCGGATTCTTATTCGATTCAACGAAGGCATTTCGTTTGCAGATAAAGCAAAGATTCTATCTCAAGAAAAAGCTATAAATACGCTTTCTAAAGAGGATGTTCTTCCTGCGCCTGATGTGACGATGGCAAACGTTTCCGGTCTTAATTCAGATGAGCTGGAAGCGTTGCTTTCAAGGCTGAACAAAAACCCATTGGTTGTATACGCCAATGCGTTTCTTATTTATTCTGACGGAACATATCAAGGAATTCAAGATAGAGTGATCATTCGGCTAAAGAGCGACAAAGACTTCGTTAAGATGAACAGCTTCGCGAAGGAATTGAACCTGAATATTCTCGAACGGAACGAATTCGACCCGTTGATGTATGTTCTTCAAACCACCAAGCAATCGAAAGGAAATGCTGTGATGGTGGCCAATCGACTCCACGAAAGCAATGTTTTTGAATACGCTGAACCTGATTTTCTGCTTCTTCTAAAAAGACATAATACAAATGATGGATTGCTTGGGTATCAGTGGAGTTTGAACAACACAGGATCTTCAATTCAGTACAATGGAACTCCAGGTGCCGATATGAATGTGTTCGATGCGTGGGGAGTAACGCATGGTTCATCTAGCATTAAAGTGGCTATTGTAGACGAAGGAGTTGACCTGAATCATCCTGATCTGCAAGCGAATCTCTTGAGCGGATATGACGCTACAGGTCAAGGAAGTGGTGGTGGACCATCAGGCGATGATGCTCATGGAACGGCATGCGCTGGTATTGTAGCAGGTGTTGGAAACAATAGCATTGGTGTTGCTGGTGTTGCTTATGGTTGCAAGATCATTCCTGTACGAATTGCCTATGGACAAGGAACAAGTTGGGTGACTTCAAACACTTGGATCGGAAATGCTATCAATTGGGCTTGGCAAACTGGAGGCGCAGATATTCTTAGCAACTCCTGGGGAGGCGGTTCTTCTTCAGCTACTATCAATAATGCGATTACAGGTGCTGTGACAAACGGCCGTGGTGGTTTGGGCGCTCCTGTTCTGTTTGCTGCAGGAAACGACAATGGAGCCAACAGCTATCCTGCTACTCAAACCAACGTGATTTCGGTGATTGCTATGAGCATGTGCTATGAGCGCAAAAGCCCAACATCATGCGATGGGGAAAATTTCTGGGGTTCTAATTATGGTACTGGCGCGGACGTTTGTGCTCCAGGTGTAAAGATCACTACCTGCGATATTTCTGGTTCGGCCGGATATGTAGCAGGAGATTACACAGGAACTTTCAATGGAACCTCGTCTGCTACTCCAAATACTTCGGGCGTAATGGCGCTGATCCTTTCAGCCAATCCGAATTTGACAGCAACTCAAGCCCGTTATGCGCTTGAAAGCAGCTGCCGTAAGGTTGGTTCTTACACCTACAATTCAGGTGTTTCCGGTCAACCGAACGGAACTTGGAGCAATGACCTTGGCTACGGATTGGTTGATGCTTACTCAGCTGTACTCTCAGTTTCTCCACAAGTTTCTGATGATGCTGGAATTTCCAGTATTTCATCTCCTTCTGGAACAATTTGCGCTACTTCTGCAACACCTTCTGTTACGTTGAACAACTTCGGTTCTAATACCTTGAACTCGGTAACCATTAGCTATCAGGTTGATGCTGGATCAATTGGAACGTACAACTGGAGCGGCTCGCTATCAAGTGCTTCTTCCACCACGGTCAACCTGCCTTCGGTTACTTTCTCTGGCGGTTCGCACACCTTCAATGTTTGGACTTCGAACCCGAACGGAAACAGCGACAACGGACCATCTAATGACGATGCTTCTTCAAGCTTTTCTTCCGCCTCGAATGGCGTTACACTTTCCATCACCTTCGATAATTATCCAGAAGAAACAAGCTGGCAGATATTGAGTGGTTCTACAGTTGTTGCGGCTGGTGGCACATATGCAAGCCAAGCTGACGGATCAACTTTAGTGACCAACATCTGTTTACCAGATGGATGTTTCGACTTCGTCATCAACGATGCTTACGGAGATGGTATGTGCTGCGCTTATGGCAGCGGTTCTTACACCTTGACAGCTGACGTTGGTGGTGCTGTTCTTGCTTCAGGAGGAACGTTCACTTCTTCTCAATCAACAAATTTCTGTCTACAGTCCGCCCCATCATTGGCGGCTTTGGTTGCTTCCAGCACGAACGTTTCGTGTAATGGCGGTAGCGATGGTTCTGCCACCGCAAGTGCGTCTGGCGGTGCAACTCCATACTCCTATTCCTGGAGCAATGGATTCATTGGCTCCACAACTTCAGGGCTTGCTGCCGGGACTTATATGGTAACGGTAACAGACGGAAATAACGATCAGGCAACAACCACCGTTACCATCTCGGAGCCTGCGGTTTTGACTTATTTCTCAGATCAGACCAACGTGACCTGCAACGGTGCCAATAATGGTTCTGCCTACATTCTAGTGAATGGTGGAACTTTTCCATATACATATGACTGGAGTAACGGAGAGACACAGTTTGCTGCAGCCTTGCTATCCGCAGGAACCACAACAGTAACGGTAACGGACGCCAACGGATGTACAATTGGTAATTCATTCAACATAACAGAACCAGCCTTATTGACTGTATCTACCAGTACATCCAATGCTTCTTGCAACGGTGGTGCTGATGGAAGTGTCGGAGCTTCCGTTTCCGGTGGAACATCCCCGTATTCTTATTTATGGAGCAATGGAGCAGCAGATGCTTCCGTTTCTGGATTATCGGCTGGAAATTACAGTGTCACGGTAACCGATGCCAACGGATGCGCAGCATCTGGCTCAGCCTCAGTTGGCCAGCCTTCAGCCATTTCTTTGAGCATATCCAATTTTGATGCAAGTTGTGGTTCTGCAAATGACGGTTCAGTTGATCTGAGCGTTTCTGGTGGAAATGCACCGTATTCTTATTCTTGGAGCAATGGAGCAACTACTGAAGACCTTGGAACGGTTGCAGCAGGCAATTACAGTGTTGTTGTAACAGACGCAAGCGGATGTTCGGCCAATGCAAATGCAACGGTTGGAGAAAATTCTACGCTCTCAGCTTCTGCTTCAAGTTCATCTGTAAGCTGCAATGGTGGTTCGGATGGTTCAGCCACGGTTTCGGCTAACGGTGGAACAGCACCATACTCGTATGCTTGGAGCAATGGAGCTTCTACAAGTTCAGTTACCGGATTGGTGGCCGGAACGTACAGTGTGACGGTCACGGACGCAGCCGGATGTACCGCAAATGCGAATGCAACGGTCGGACAACCAACTGCGCTTTCGGTGAACACATCTTCAACAGACGCTACATGCGAAACAGCAGATGGTTCTGCCACGGCAAGTGTTTCTGGCGGAACGGCTCCGTACTCCTATTCTTGGAGCAATGGATCAACGTCAAGTTCAGCATCGGGCCTTGCCGTTGGTTCGTACTCGGTGACGGTAACGGATGCGAATGGCTGTGTATCCAATGCTTCAATTGATGTGACCGAAGATTGCAGCGAGTGCATCTACTCTACCATCAACTCAAACACTTTTGAAGGCGGTTTGGGAATTTGGACAGATGGCGGTACAGATTGTGTCCGAATTTCAGATGCGAATAATGCCAATAGCGGTTCGTATTCGGTTCGCTTGCGCGACAACACCTCCACTTCGGTCACCAGCACTGGCAACTTAGACCTTTCGGGATATGATGAGGTAACAGTCAGTCTATCGTTCATCACCGCTGGTTTAAGCAACGGAGAAGATTTCTGGCTACAACTTTCATCAAACGGAGGTACTACTTACACAACGGTAAAGGCCTGGGTGATGAACACCGATTTCATTAACGGTCAGCGGCAGAATGTCCAAGTTGTGCTCGCTGGGCCATTTGCAACCAACTCCAGATTGAGATTCCGAGCCGATGCATCCACTGATGCCGATCTGGTTTACATTGACGATGTTGTGATCTCTGGTTGCAAGCCTCCGTTGAACTGTAGCTATCAGGGCGTTGACAGTAACGGTTTCGATAGCAGTTTAGGCATTTGGGCAGATGGAGGAACGGATTGTGCCCGTATATCCAACGCAAGTTTTGCGAACAGTGGAACTTACTCTGTTCGGTTGCGTGACAATACCTCCACATCCTTAATGAGCACCGGCAACCTTGATCTTAGCAATTATTTGGAGCTGACCGTAAGCCTGTCATTCGTAACTGGCGGCTTCAGCAATGGTGAAGACTTCTGGTTGCAGCTTTCGAACGATGGAGGTGTTACTTACACTACCGTGAAAGCTTGGGTGATGAACACCGATTTCACCAATGGTGTTCGAAACAATCCGGTGGTGGTCATTCCAGGCCCGTTCGCTTCCAATTCACGCCTCCGATTCCGTTGCGATGCATCGACCGATGCTGATGTGGTTTACATTGACGATGTGGTCATAAGCGGATGTCAGGGTGCTTCTGCTCGATTGGCTGATCCAGAAGCAGAGCAAGAGCTGCCGGTATCAAACAGCGTTTCGGAAAATATTTCGGCCGTTTCCATTTATCCTAATCCTACTAGCGATGAATTGAACGTTCAGTATGAATTGGGTCAAAGTGCTGATATTGAATTACGAGTAATGGACATGACGGGCAAGATGGTTCGTCTGATTTCACTTAGCAACTCAGAAGGAATCAATAAGACATTCATCTCCACCTCAGACCTTCCATCTGGTATTTATTTCATGACGCTTATCGCGAATGAACAGATCGTAACAAAACGATTTGTGGTTCAACGATAA
- a CDS encoding rhodanese-like domain-containing protein — MENRWIVFLLMLVPLTSCGQKNDSLDEELKTLYKRTVPVISMEDAQKSANAKILDTREPKEFEVSHLPKAKLVGYDDFDLASVKSIPKQDTIIVYCSVGYRSERIGEKLQKAGYTHVFNLYGGIFNWKNHNGVVLDTKNDTTEKVHTYNKDWSRFLKNGEKVY; from the coding sequence ATGGAGAATAGATGGATTGTTTTCTTGTTGATGCTGGTACCGTTGACTTCCTGCGGTCAAAAAAACGATTCGTTGGATGAAGAGTTGAAAACGCTGTATAAGCGCACAGTTCCAGTTATTTCGATGGAAGACGCTCAAAAATCGGCCAATGCAAAAATTTTGGATACACGAGAACCCAAGGAGTTTGAAGTGAGCCATCTGCCGAAGGCGAAACTGGTTGGTTATGACGATTTTGATTTGGCTTCGGTAAAATCAATTCCGAAGCAGGATACCATTATCGTGTATTGCTCTGTTGGTTACCGAAGCGAGCGGATAGGAGAAAAGCTGCAAAAAGCAGGATACACCCACGTTTTCAACTTATATGGCGGCATTTTCAATTGGAAGAATCACAATGGCGTGGTACTCGATACCAAAAACGATACAACCGAAAAGGTGCACACCTACAATAAGGATTGGAGTCGTTTTTTGAAGAACGGGGAAAAAGTTTACTGA
- a CDS encoding acyl-CoA-binding protein, whose translation MSELQEAAERLKTLTTRPSNDELLNLYGLYKQATEGDNKTSKPGMFDMKGQFKWKAWTDKSGMSQEVAADEYVTLVNRLLESN comes from the coding sequence ATGAGCGAATTACAAGAAGCTGCCGAGCGCCTTAAAACTCTTACAACCCGACCTTCAAACGATGAACTTCTGAACCTGTATGGTCTTTACAAACAAGCAACCGAAGGCGACAACAAAACCTCAAAGCCCGGCATGTTCGATATGAAAGGCCAGTTTAAATGGAAAGCTTGGACCGACAAAAGCGGTATGAGCCAAGAAGTTGCAGCGGACGAATATGTAACGTTGGTCAATCGATTGCTAGAATCGAACTAG
- a CDS encoding alkane 1-monooxygenase, translating to MKKFRALKYLFIFLIPIVGFYALHEKGLWSWFLPVFVYVMIPVIELLSKGSTVNLSEAEEEVEKNDRVYDYLVYAIVPAQWGLFAFFMYSVSQPGLELYEIAGLTFTMGIGCAAFGINVAHELGHRKKKSEQWMAKALLLTAQYMHFFIEHNRGHHKNVSTEEDPATSRYGEVFYTFWFRSVFLGYASAWKLELERLKSKGLPWYHWSNEMIFFAFCQIGLLVAVAAVFGIQTMVLSFIASVIGFSLLEVVNYVEHYGLARHKSDKGFKKVLPIHSWNSNHPMGRLLLFELTRHSDHHYKASRKYQILRHFDDAPQMPTGYPGMIVLALIPPLWFAVMNPRVEALQEKYPDDLRIPAAQAA from the coding sequence ATGAAAAAATTCAGAGCACTCAAGTATTTGTTCATTTTTCTTATTCCGATCGTTGGATTTTATGCACTGCATGAAAAAGGGCTGTGGTCATGGTTTCTGCCCGTTTTTGTCTACGTGATGATTCCGGTGATTGAACTGTTGAGCAAAGGTTCCACGGTGAATCTTTCTGAAGCTGAAGAGGAAGTAGAAAAGAATGACCGTGTATATGATTATCTTGTTTATGCGATCGTTCCAGCGCAATGGGGATTGTTCGCTTTTTTCATGTACTCCGTCAGTCAGCCTGGTTTGGAGTTGTACGAAATTGCAGGACTCACGTTTACGATGGGAATTGGTTGTGCCGCTTTCGGAATTAATGTGGCGCATGAACTCGGACACCGAAAAAAGAAATCAGAACAATGGATGGCAAAAGCCTTACTTCTTACAGCTCAGTACATGCACTTTTTTATTGAGCACAACAGAGGACATCACAAGAACGTAAGTACCGAAGAAGATCCGGCAACTTCGCGTTATGGAGAGGTTTTCTACACCTTTTGGTTCCGATCGGTTTTTCTTGGTTATGCCTCCGCTTGGAAACTCGAATTGGAACGATTGAAATCCAAAGGTCTTCCTTGGTATCATTGGAGTAATGAGATGATATTCTTTGCGTTCTGCCAGATCGGACTGCTTGTAGCTGTAGCAGCGGTTTTCGGCATTCAAACAATGGTTCTATCATTCATTGCATCTGTTATCGGCTTCTCTTTACTGGAAGTAGTAAACTACGTAGAGCATTACGGATTAGCACGCCATAAATCGGATAAAGGCTTTAAGAAAGTGCTTCCAATACATAGCTGGAATAGCAATCACCCAATGGGAAGATTGCTTTTGTTTGAGTTGACTCGCCATAGCGACCACCACTACAAAGCGAGCAGAAAGTATCAGATTCTGCGTCATTTTGATGATGCCCCACAAATGCCAACGGGTTACCCAGGCATGATCGTGTTGGCGCTTATTCCACCGCTGTGGTTTGCAGTTATGAACCCTCGTGTTGAAGCATTACAGGAAAAATACCCAGACGACCTGAGGATTCCTGCTGCGCAAGCGGCTTAA
- a CDS encoding NAD(P)/FAD-dependent oxidoreductase, with the protein MRIAVIGGGAAGFFSAISAKENHPNSHITIFEKSQKVLSKVKVSGGGRCNVTNGTTSISELAKGYPRGEKQLKKAFSVFNTSHTREWFESRGVELYTQDDNRVFPKSNDSQTIIDCLFRETKRLGIDVQIGIGISSIESVGDQLELKFQGETMSRTFDKIIVATGGSPNRKGFEWLEQLGHKIEEPVPSLFTFNMPSESIKELMGVVAENATVGIQGTKLKSQGPLLITHWGMSGPAILKLSAFGARILSEMNYDFNIQVNWAGEVNNEAVMAQLEEIVDTNPNKLMQNVKPFGLPERLWLFLLERSDLPPTKKWSELGKKGMNKLVNTITNDEYKVSGKTTFKEEFVTCGGISLESVNFNTMESRVCKNLYFAGEILDVDGITGGYNFQAAWTTGFIAGKLK; encoded by the coding sequence ATGAGAATCGCAGTAATTGGTGGTGGCGCAGCAGGTTTTTTCTCGGCTATATCAGCTAAGGAAAATCATCCCAATTCACACATCACCATTTTTGAGAAATCTCAGAAAGTGCTTTCAAAAGTGAAAGTTTCTGGCGGTGGAAGATGCAACGTTACCAACGGAACCACTTCGATATCCGAATTAGCAAAAGGCTATCCGCGAGGCGAAAAGCAGCTCAAAAAAGCATTCTCCGTATTCAATACAAGTCATACTCGGGAATGGTTCGAATCTCGTGGAGTGGAACTCTACACGCAGGACGACAATCGTGTTTTTCCGAAATCGAATGATTCGCAAACCATAATCGATTGCCTTTTCCGCGAAACAAAACGACTTGGGATTGATGTGCAAATTGGAATTGGAATCAGCTCAATAGAATCCGTTGGTGATCAACTCGAACTGAAATTTCAAGGAGAGACGATGTCTAGAACCTTCGATAAAATAATTGTGGCAACAGGCGGTTCTCCAAACAGAAAAGGCTTCGAATGGCTGGAACAACTTGGACACAAAATTGAAGAACCCGTTCCTTCGCTCTTCACTTTCAACATGCCTTCGGAAAGCATCAAGGAATTGATGGGCGTTGTGGCCGAAAATGCCACGGTCGGGATTCAGGGAACGAAACTCAAATCGCAAGGACCATTGCTGATAACGCATTGGGGAATGAGCGGTCCGGCCATTCTGAAACTATCAGCTTTCGGTGCTCGGATACTGAGCGAAATGAACTACGATTTCAACATCCAAGTGAATTGGGCTGGAGAAGTGAACAACGAAGCTGTGATGGCTCAACTGGAAGAAATCGTTGACACAAACCCGAACAAACTGATGCAAAACGTCAAACCTTTCGGACTACCCGAACGATTGTGGTTGTTTCTGCTCGAAAGAAGTGATTTGCCTCCAACCAAAAAATGGAGTGAATTGGGTAAAAAAGGCATGAACAAATTGGTGAACACCATAACAAACGATGAATATAAGGTCAGCGGAAAAACCACATTCAAGGAGGAATTCGTGACCTGTGGTGGAATCAGCCTCGAAAGCGTGAATTTCAACACAATGGAAAGCCGAGTTTGCAAGAACCTCTACTTTGCTGGAGAAATACTGGACGTTGACGGCATTACTGGCGGATACAACTTCCAAGCAGCTTGGACGACAGGTTTCATTGCTGGAAAATTGAAATGA
- a CDS encoding tRNA (cytidine(34)-2'-O)-methyltransferase: protein MGLNIVLIEPEIPNNTGNIGRLSLASGSTLHLVKPFGFELSDSRVKRAGLDYWQHVDLKIYENVEEFFSIHSDKKMAFFSSHGTKSVWDIDFEDAMFLIFGKESVGLSEEITIAHSDKLYKIPIHSNHIRSLNLANAVAIAVYEGLRQLGTR from the coding sequence ATGGGATTGAACATCGTTCTGATAGAACCTGAGATTCCGAACAACACGGGAAATATTGGCCGACTGAGTTTGGCCTCGGGTTCCACGCTTCATCTCGTCAAACCATTCGGTTTTGAGTTGTCGGATTCGCGTGTAAAACGTGCCGGATTGGATTATTGGCAGCACGTTGATCTGAAGATCTACGAAAACGTTGAAGAGTTCTTCTCCATCCATTCGGACAAGAAAATGGCGTTCTTCTCTAGTCATGGAACGAAGTCCGTTTGGGATATTGATTTTGAAGATGCGATGTTTTTGATCTTCGGAAAGGAATCGGTTGGATTATCTGAAGAAATCACGATTGCTCATTCTGATAAGCTTTACAAGATTCCTATTCATAGCAACCACATTCGCAGTCTGAATTTGGCCAATGCCGTAGCAATTGCCGTCTACGAGGGTTTGCGCCAATTGGGCACCAGATAG
- a CDS encoding YebC/PmpR family DNA-binding transcriptional regulator, giving the protein MGRAFEYRKAAKEKRWGKMSRIFPKLGKAITMAAKAGGGDPAMNASLRTAIANAKGQNMPKDNIDAAIKRATAKDASDYTEINYEGKGPSGVLIFVECATDNTTRSVANVRMHFNKFDCSLVPTGSLEFMFNRKAVFEINKTDGMDIEELELELIDAGLEEVVDDGDTIYLHGDFTSFGKLATAIEQLGIEVVKASLERFPTMPVEFSDEQMVDIEKLIDRLEDDDDVQAVYTNIA; this is encoded by the coding sequence ATGGGAAGAGCATTTGAATACCGTAAAGCCGCCAAGGAAAAACGTTGGGGCAAGATGTCGAGGATATTTCCAAAGTTAGGCAAGGCCATAACGATGGCGGCCAAAGCAGGTGGAGGTGATCCCGCGATGAACGCTTCGTTGCGTACAGCCATTGCCAATGCCAAAGGTCAGAACATGCCTAAGGACAACATTGACGCAGCCATTAAGCGTGCAACAGCAAAGGATGCGAGCGACTACACGGAGATCAATTATGAAGGTAAAGGTCCTTCTGGAGTGTTGATATTTGTAGAATGTGCCACAGACAACACGACTCGTTCTGTGGCAAATGTTCGTATGCATTTCAATAAATTCGATTGTTCTCTTGTTCCAACTGGTTCGTTGGAATTCATGTTCAACCGCAAAGCGGTTTTCGAAATCAACAAGACCGATGGAATGGACATTGAGGAATTGGAGCTCGAGTTGATTGATGCTGGATTGGAAGAGGTCGTTGATGATGGAGACACCATATATCTGCATGGTGATTTCACTTCTTTCGGGAAGTTGGCAACTGCCATTGAACAATTGGGAATTGAAGTGGTAAAAGCAAGTTTAGAGCGCTTTCCAACCATGCCAGTTGAGTTTTCTGACGAACAGATGGTTGACATTGAAAAGCTTATTGATAGGCTAGAAGATGACGATGACGTGCAGGCGGTGTATACAAACATTGCGTGA
- a CDS encoding DUF547 domain-containing protein encodes MKHLGLLFFFLATLPSWAQQFSVVHQPWTDLLQKHVDAKGFVSYKGFLEDSLKLNDYLNVLSATPPTDEWTRADKLAFWINAYNAFTVKLIINLFPVSSIKDIKKGIPFVNSVWDIKFFEIGGMRMSLNEIEHSILRKEFEEPRIHFSIVCASMSCPKLRNEAFTAEKLEQQLQAQAVDFINDSTKNEIEMEEIRISSIFKWFSGDFTNNGTVQEFIRPFSQQDFVSSAKVKYLPYDWNLNGE; translated from the coding sequence ATGAAGCATCTAGGTTTACTTTTTTTCTTTCTCGCAACGCTACCAAGTTGGGCACAGCAATTTAGCGTTGTGCATCAGCCTTGGACTGATTTATTGCAAAAGCATGTAGATGCTAAAGGCTTTGTTTCTTACAAAGGCTTTTTGGAAGACAGTCTTAAACTGAACGATTACCTGAATGTGCTTTCAGCAACTCCACCTACGGATGAATGGACACGAGCGGATAAACTCGCCTTTTGGATCAATGCTTACAATGCTTTTACCGTCAAGCTGATCATCAATCTTTTTCCTGTTTCTAGTATCAAAGACATTAAAAAGGGTATTCCATTTGTCAACTCTGTTTGGGACATCAAATTCTTCGAAATTGGCGGAATGAGAATGAGCCTAAACGAAATTGAGCATTCCATTCTCAGAAAGGAATTTGAAGAACCACGTATCCATTTTTCCATTGTCTGCGCTTCAATGTCCTGTCCTAAATTGAGGAATGAAGCCTTTACGGCAGAAAAACTGGAGCAACAGTTGCAAGCGCAAGCTGTTGATTTTATCAACGACAGCACTAAGAATGAAATTGAAATGGAAGAGATTCGAATTTCCTCCATCTTCAAATGGTTCAGCGGAGATTTTACCAATAACGGAACGGTTCAAGAGTTCATCAGACCGTTTTCTCAACAGGATTTTGTCTCTTCGGCCAAGGTCAAGTACTTACCATATGATTGGAATTTGAATGGAGAATAG
- a CDS encoding TetR/AcrR family transcriptional regulator produces the protein MGRQSVDKERVKDPKKRDLWINELLPHFIQRGIKEVPIDEVVSILGKSKATIYKHFESHHEIVSLVIQRKLQQLQHFQPMLEDEKRSYQERYVLAVGYVSKHLGDVSNLFLSDLKEVYPDLWELINGFKQMALSILKNFYQDGIADGKFQDINPDLMVLSDELFFDALTNPEYLTSKGLNLQAAFEGYFKMRFYGILTQA, from the coding sequence ATGGGAAGACAATCTGTAGATAAAGAACGTGTAAAAGACCCCAAGAAAAGGGACCTTTGGATCAATGAACTTCTCCCCCACTTTATTCAGCGCGGAATAAAAGAGGTTCCGATCGATGAAGTTGTTTCCATTCTCGGAAAATCGAAAGCCACGATCTATAAGCACTTCGAATCGCACCACGAAATCGTCTCGCTGGTCATTCAACGGAAACTTCAGCAACTGCAGCATTTTCAGCCCATGCTTGAAGATGAAAAACGATCATATCAAGAACGTTATGTGTTGGCCGTAGGGTATGTTTCTAAACATCTCGGAGATGTGAGCAACCTCTTTCTTTCCGATCTGAAAGAAGTTTATCCAGACCTGTGGGAGCTGATCAATGGATTCAAACAAATGGCACTTTCCATTCTCAAGAATTTCTATCAGGATGGAATCGCGGATGGAAAATTCCAAGACATCAATCCAGATCTGATGGTTCTGAGTGATGAACTTTTCTTCGATGCCTTGACAAATCCTGAATATCTTACTTCTAAAGGATTGAACCTACAAGCTGCGTTTGAGGGTTACTTCAAGATGCGGTTTTATGGCATCTTGACGCAAGCTTGA